One window of the Camelina sativa cultivar DH55 chromosome 1, Cs, whole genome shotgun sequence genome contains the following:
- the LOC104704962 gene encoding F-box/kelch-repeat protein At3g16740-like has product MEFISPPSSIVKVKNYRSPEKEETKENEFIEVVGENPYRFISLYKGLIDLCNGEKKPKLFFAVSSISNLPTELVEEILSRVPVTSTRAVRLTCKKWNTLSKDESFTKKHLTQVVRREGELQAIVLLNYSLYLMSIDRIHDNDFDPSVKSRGNLVSLNDSDKLVIITRVYHCEGLVLCLTEDNSRLVVWNPYTGQTRWIRVELRSDKHRGIWYGHALGYDKRNHKILRYLNVPGAMYVHEIYDLNSDSWRVLDVTPDWDVEFGNYGLSLKGNTYWYGTDKVSREDVPDFLLCFDFTKERFGPRLHLPFESYSEDAVVLSSVREEQLAVLYQHCETHEMEIWITTKIEHNALSWSKFLAVDMDPLTGCRFYSGGSFLVDEEKRAVVVFDEDKNVSETNRNTAYFIGENGYFREVDLGEITTAKEIFPHAFSYVPSSVFFESGSDEKR; this is encoded by the exons ATGGA ATTCATATCACCACCGTCTTCAAtcgtaaaagtaaaaaactatCGATCGCCggaaaaggaagaaacaaaggaaaacGAGTTTATAGAGGTCGTCGGAGAGAACCCCTACCGTTTTATTTCCCTATATAAAGGATTGATTGATTTGTGCAATGGtgaaaaaaaacctaaacttttttttgctgTTTCATCGATCTCAAATCTGCCAACGGAATTAGTAGAGGAGATACTCTCTAGGGTTCCGGTGACATCTACGAGAGCAGTGCGATTGACTTGCAAAAAGTGGAATACTTTATCCAAAGATGAGAGCTTTACAAAGAAGCATCTCACTCAAGTAGTGAGAAGAGAAGGGGAGCTTCAGGCGATTGTGTTGCTCAACTATAGTCTTTATCTGATGAGCATCGATCGAATTCACGACAATGACTTTGATCCGTCTGTGAAGTCTAGAGGTAATCTTGTTAGCCTCAATGATTCTGATAAACTCGTCATCATCACTCGAGTGTATCACTGCGAGGGTTTAGTGTTATGCCTCACGGAAGACAACTCTAGGctcgtggtttggaacccgtatACAGGGCAAACTCGGTGGATCCGCGTTGAACTCAGATCCGATAAGCACAGAGGAATCTGGTATGGTCATGCTCTCGGATACGACAAGAGGAACCATAAAATCTTGAGATATTTAAATGTTCCCGGGGCGATGTATGTGCACGAGATCTACGATTTAAACTCTgattcatggagggttcttgatgTCACTCCAGACTGGGATGTGGAGTTTGGTAACTACGGCCTGTCTTTGAAGGGAAATACGTACTGGTATGGTACAGATAAGGTATCCCGAGAAGACGTCCCTGATTTCTTACTCTGTTTCGATTTTACTAAAGAGAGGTTTGGTCCGCGTCTGCATCTGCCTTTTGAGTCTTATAGTGAAGATGCTGTGGTTTTATCTAGTGTTAGAGAAGAGCAGCTTGCGGTGTTGTATCAGCACTGTGAAACACATGAGATGGAGATTTGGATTACCACCAAGATTGAGCACAATGCATTGTCCTGGAGCAAGTTCTTAGCGGTGGATATGGATCCACTCACAGGGTGTCGGTTCTATAGCGGTGGCAGTTTCCTCGTTGACGAGGAGAAGAGAGCTGTGGTTGTCTTTGATGAAGATAAAAACGTATCGGAAACCAATCGCAACACAGCTTACTTCATTGGAGAAAACGGTTACTTCAGAGAAGTGGATCTCGGAGAGATTACAACAGCAAAAGAGATTTTCCCGCATGCCttctcttatgttccaagttctGTGTTCTTTGAGTCTGGATCTGATGAGAAACGTTAA
- the LOC104780815 gene encoding MAR-binding filament-like protein 1 → MGFLIGGSCFVPSVPLHSRFLPSPSSSSTSPSHFGLLSSSNVAKFKRRRPTSASLNREDGYEFDSASVKRRAFLLVGISVLPFLQLRSLALADERGNEIKTSKLDQETEVALVSEGTSPNTFLSLLNGLGIFSAGVLGALYALARQDTKAAEETIESLKNQLEDKERAIILKEKDFEAKLQHEQEERKKELKKAKEEQFSLTNQLNSAKDVVAGLGRELSSEKRLCEELKVQIQSLQNSLSKAGEDKKALETELSEKVGLVEKLQDRINLLSLELKDSEEKTQRISALLAEKESELEHLNSAYTQISQDIAKANLEIKELKEELTRNQSELDSKNSAIEELNTRITTLMAEKECYIQKLDDVSKDYSALKLTSETRAAADAELISRKEQEIQQLHEKLDRALVDVNTNKDKVADLTEKYEDSKRMLDIELTTVKNLRHELDGTKKELQASRDRVSDLETMLDESRSLCSKLESELAIVHADWNETKEKYERNLNVEKQKMETLASELAVEKDLLKRAKDELEGVTHELNESSVKNQSLQKELVEVYKKVETTSKELEEEKKTVLSLNKEVKGMEKQILMDREARKSLETDLEEAVKSLDEMNKNTSILSRELEKVNTHASSLEDEKEVLQRSLEEAKNASKEAKENVEDAHILVMSLGKEREVLEKKVKKLEEDLGSAKGEILRMRSEPKSVKAVNSKDDKEKSDDTVTVKKVVRRRKSSTSS, encoded by the exons ATGGGTTTCCTTATTGGGGGCTCTTGCTTCGTCCCTTCTGTTCCTCTCCATTCCAGATTCCTTccgtctccttcttcttcttctacttctccgTCTCATTTTGGGCTTCTGTCTTCGAGTAATGTCGCCAAGTTCAAGCGCCGGCGACCAACATCGGCTTCTTTAAACCGGGAAGATGGGTATGAGTTTGACTCTGCCTCCGTCAAGAGGAGAGCTTTTCTTCTTGTGGGTATCTCCGTTCTTCCGTTTTTGCAGCTTCGATCACTGGCTTTGGCTGATGaaa GAGGCAATGAGATAAAGACATCGAAGCTTGATCAAGAAACTGAG GTTGCTCTAGTAAGTGAAGGAACATCCCCCAATACATTTCTGTCTCTCCTGAATGGCCTTGGAATTTTTAGTGCTGGAGTTCTTGGTGCACTTTATGCACTGGCTCGGCAAGATACAAAAGCTGCTGAAGAAACCATTGAATCT CTAAAGAACCAGttggaagacaaagaaagagcAATAATTTTGAAGGAGAAAGACTTTGAAGCAAAGCTGCAGCATGAGCAGGAAGAGCGGAAAAAGGAACTAAAAAAGGCAAAAGAGGAACAATTCTCATTGACCAACCAGTTGAATTCTGCGAAGGATGTGGTGGCAGGCTTAGGCCGGGAGCTAAGTAGCGAGAAGAGATTATGTGAGGAGCTTAAAGTTCAAATCCAAAGTCTGCAAAATAGTTTGTCAAAGGCTGGTGAAGACAAAAAGGCACTTGAAACAGAGCTCAGTGAAAAGGTTGGTTTGGTTGAGAAGCTGCAAGATCGGATCAACTTGCTTAGTTTGGAGCTGAAAGATAGTGAAGAGAAAACTCAACGTATTAGTGCATTGCTAGCAGAAAAGGAATCAGAACTGGAGCATCTCAACTCTGCTTACACTCAGATTAGCCAAGATATTGCCAAAGCGAATTTAGAAATCAAAGAGCTGAAGGAAGAACTCACAAGAAATCAGAGTGAATTAGACTCGAAGAATTCAGCGATTGAGGAGTTAAACACCAGAATAACAACTTTGATGGCTGAGAAAGAGTGTTATATTCAGAAGCTTGATGACGTTTCAAAAGATTATAGTGCTTTGAAATTGACTTCTGAGACGCGAGCAGCAGCTGATGCGGAGCTCATCAGCAGGAAAGAGCAGGAGATTCAGCAGCTACATGAAAAGCTGGATCGTGCGCTAGTGGATGTAAATACAAATAAAGACAAAGTTGCTGACTTAACTGAGAAATACGAAGACTCGAAGAGAATGCTGGATATAGAATTGACTACTGTAAAAAATTTGCGACATGAACTTGATGGAACAAAGAAAGAACTTCAGGCATCTAGAGATCGGGTCTCTGACCTGGAAACGATGCTAGATGAGTCAAGATCTTTGTGTTCAAAGTTAGAATCAGAGCTTGCTATAGTTCACGCAGATTGGAATGAAACTAAGGAAAAATATGAAAGGAACCTTAatgtggaaaaacaaaaaatggagaCTTTGGCTAGCGAACTTGCAGTGGAGAAAGATCTTCTGAAGAGAGCTAAAGACGAGCTTGAGGGAGTAACCCATGAACTCAATGAATCTTCTGTCAAGAACCAGAGCCTTCAGAAGGAACTAGTGGAGGTTTACAAGAAAGTTGAGACCACTAGCAAGGAAttggaagaggagaagaagacggtTTTGTCGTTGAATAAAGAGGTGAAAGGAATGGAAAAGCAGATCTTGATGGACAGGGAGGCTAGGAAATCCCTTGAAACAGACCTCGAAGAAGCAGTAAAGTCCTTAGATGAGATGAACAAGAACACGTCAATTCTGTCACGGGAGCTTGAGAAGGTGAATACCCATGCCTCGAGCTTGGAGGACGAGAAAGAAGTGCTACAAAGATCACTAGAAGAGGCAAAGAATGCATCAAAAGAAGCTAAGGAAAACGTGGAAGATGCACATATCCTCGTGATGAGTCTTGGAAAAGAGAGGGAAGTTCtagagaagaaagtgaagaagctCGAGGAGGACTTGGGCTCTGCAAAGGGTGAGATACTACGCATGAGGAGTGAACCGAAGTCTGTAAAAGCTGTGAATAGTAAAGACGACAAAGAGAAAAGCGATGACACAGTTACTGTGAAGAAAGTTGTCAGGAGGAGAAAGAGCAGTACCAGTTCTTGA
- the LOC104780826 gene encoding pentatricopeptide repeat-containing protein At3g16010-like, translating to MMNISARSKFQKRSISTLPHLCQRFKQTEKEIVQMFSEPNHEESEKPQEKWKLSRKDPSVKMLDERFIRIVKIFKWGPDAEKALDVLKLKVDHRLVRSILEIDVEINVKIQFFKWAGKRRNFQHDSSTYMTLIRCLEEARLYGEMYRTIQEVVRNTYVSVSPSVLSELVKALGRAKMVGKALSVFYQAKGRKCKPTSSTYNSVILMLMQEGQHEKVHEVYTEI from the exons ATGATGAACATATCTGCTCGATCCAAATTCCAAAAGAGGAGTATCTCAACTCTACCTCATCTATGTCAGAGATTTAAACAAACAG AGAAGGAGATTGTTCAGATGTTTAGTGAACCGAATCATGAGGAATCTGAGAAGCCTCAAGAGAAGTGGAAACTATCTAGAAAGGATCCATCAGTGAAGATGTTGGATGAGAGATTCATTAGGATAGTGAAAATCTTCAAATGGGGACCTGATGCTGAGAAAGCCTTGGATGTGCTTAAACTTAAAGTGGATCATCGATTAGTTCGTTCCATTCTTGAGATAGACGTTGAGATTAATGTCAAGATTCAGTTTTTCAAATGGGCTGGTAAAAGAAGGAACTTTCAGCATGATTCCTCCACTTACATGACCTTAATACGTTGCCTTGAAGAAGCTAGGCTTTATGGTGAAATGTATAGAACGATACAAGAGGTGGTTCGTAACACATATGTTAGTGTTAGCCCTTCTGTGCTCTCTGAGCTTGTGAAAGCATTGGGGAGAGCTAAGATGGTTGGTAAGGCCTTGTCGGTTTTTTATCAGGCGAAAGGACGCAAGTGCAAACCCACTTCGAGCACTTACAACTCGGTGATTCTAATGTTGATGCAAGAAGGACAGCACGAGAAAGTCCATGAGGTTTATACtgagatttga
- the LOC104780805 gene encoding probable sulfate transporter 3.4, whose product MGHGTNRVEDMSSPNNGTAATATAGGETIVEIHSVCLPPKKTAFQKLKKRVADVFFPDDPLQRFRNQTWRNRVILGLQSLFPIFTWGSHYDLKLFRSDVVSGLTIASLAIPQGISYAKLANLPPIVGLYSSFVPPLIYAVLGSSKHLAVGPVSIASLVMGSMLSESVSSTQDPILYLQLAFTSTFFAGLFQASLGLLRLGFLIDFLSKATLVGFTAGAAVIVSLQQLKGLLGIVHFTGKMQFIPVMSSVFNHRSEWSWETIVMGMCFLSILLTTRHISMRKPKLFWISAAAPLASVIISTLLVYLLRSKTHAISYIGHLPKGLNPPSSNMLYFSGAHLALAIKTGIITGILSLTEGIAVGRTFASLKNYQVNGNKEMMAIGFMNMAGSCTSCYVTTGSFSRSAVNYNAGAKTAVSNIVMASAVLVTLLFLMPLFYYTPNVILAVIILTAVIGLIDYQAAYKLWKVDKFDFFTCMCSFFGVLFVSVPLGLAIAVGVSVIKILLHVTRPNTSEFGNIPGTQIYQSLGRYREASRIPGFLVLAVESPIYFANSTYLQERILKWTREEETRIKENNGTTLKCIILDMTAVSAIDTSGLEAVFELRRRLEKQSLQLVLVNPVGTVMEKLHKSKIIDALGLSGLYLTVGEAVADLSSTWKANGQP is encoded by the exons ATGGGTCATGGCACGAACAGAGTAGAAGACATGTCGTCGCCCAACAATGGAACcgccgcaaccgcaaccgcaggaGGGGAAACGATCGTGGAGATACACAGCGTTTGTCTGCCGCCGAAGAAAACAGCGTTTCAGAAACTGAAGAAGCGCGTTGCGGACGTGTTCTTCCCTGATGATCCGTTACAGAGGTTTAGGAACCAAACATGGAGAAACAGAGTGATCCTTGGTCTTCAAAGCTTGTTCCCTATATTCACATGGGGTTCTCACTACGATCTCAAGCTTTTTAGGTCCGACGTTGTCTCTGGTCTCACCATTGCTAGTCTCGCCATCCCTCAG gGAATCAGTTATGCCAAGCTAGCAAACTTACCACCCATCGTTGGTCTTT ACTCAAGCTTTGTGCCACCGCTTATATACGCAGTTCTTGGGAGTTCAAAACATCTTGCAGTTGGTCCTGTCTCGATAGCATCACTTGTGATGGGATCAATGTTAAGTGAAAGTGTTTCTTCAACACAAGACCCAATTCTTTATCTCCAATTGGCTTTCACTTCAACTTTCTTTGCTGGTCTCTTCCAAGCCTCCCTTGGCCTTCTTAG gcTGGGATTTCTGATTGACTTTTTGTCAAAGGCAACTTTGGTTGGTTTCACTGCTGGTGCTGCAGTGATTGTGTCACTTCAACAGCTTAAGGGTCTTCTTGGAATTGTTCACTTCACTGGCAAAATGCAATTCATTCCTGTCATGTCATCTGTTTTCAACCACAGATCTGAA TGGTCTTGGGAAACTATTGTGATGGGGATGTGTTTCTTGAGCATTCTCTTAACCACAAGACACATT AGCATGAGGAAGCCAAAACTTTTCTGGATATCAGCTGCAGCACCTTTGGCATCAGTTATTATATCAACTCTGCTTGTATACCTCCTTCGATCCAAGACTCATGCCATCTCTTAT ATTGGGCATCTACCAAAGGGTTTGAATCCACCTTCATCAAACATGTTGTACTTCAGTGGTGCTCATCTTGCTCTTGCCATCAAAACCGGTATCATCACTGGGATTCTATCTCTTACA GAAGGGATTGCTGTAGGGAGAACTTTTGCATCTCTAAAGAACTATCAAGTTAATGGGAACAAAGAAATGATGGCTATAGGTTTTATGAACATGGCTGGTTCTTGCACCTCTTGCTATGTTACAACAG gGTCTTTCTCTCGATCTGCGGTAAACTACAATGCTGGAGCGAAAACAGCGGTGTCTAACATTGTGATGGCCTCAGCAGTTCTTGTGACCCTTTTGTTCTTGATGCCACTCTTCTACTACACTCCTAATGTGATCCTAGCTGTTATCATCTTAACCGCGGTGATAGGACTCATTGATTATCAAGCCGCTTACAAGCTCTGGAAAGTTGACAAATTCGATTTCTTCACTTGCATGTGTTCCTTCTTTGGCGTTCTCTTCGTTTCTGTACCTCTTGGCCTAGCAATAGCA GTGGGAGTTTCAGTTATCAAGATCTTGTTGCACGTAACCAGACCAAACACTTCAGAATTTGGGAACATTCCAGGGACTCAAATATATCAGAGTCTTGGAAGATACAGAGAAGCCTCAAGAATCCCTGGCTTCCTAGTTCTTGCCGTTGAATCTCCTATTTACTTCGCCAATAGCACTTACCTGCAAGAAAG GATCTTGAAATGGACCAGGGAAGAGGAAACTCGGATAAAGGAGAACAATGGTACTACCTTGAAATGCATAATTCTCGATATGACAG CTGTGTCTGCGATAGATACAAGTGGACTTGAAGCGGTGTTTGAACTTAGGAGGAGGCTTGAGAAGCAATCACTTcag CTTGTGCTGGTGAATCCTGTGGGAACCGTGATGGAAAAGCTACACAAGTCCAAGATCATTGATGCATTGGGTCTGAGTGGACTTTATCTAACAGTTGGTGAAGCTGTAGCTGATCTCTCATCAACATGGAAAGCTAATGGTCAACCATGA